Part of the Aggregatilinea lenta genome, GCTCCTTGAGCGCTTCACGCAGGTCCAGGTACGTCTCCTCGTCCAGCTCGCCCGCCGCGTAAGCGTCGTCCAGTGCAGCCAGCGCGTGGAGCAGATCGTCCTTCGTCGCGCGCGGACCGGGCATGCGCCACTGCGTCTCGGCAGCCTCGGCCACCGGCACGACCGGCGCGGCAGCGCGCTGCCGCCACCACAGAATGCCGCCCATCACGATCACGGCCAGCCCCGCGCCCGCGAACAGGTATGGCAGCGGGTTCGAGCCGCTGGTATCGGACTGGGCGCTGGGATTCATCAAGTCCACGGTATAGGTGGGGCGGCCCGTGAGCGTGAAGACCAACCGCTGGTCTTCACCGAGCGGCTGGAGCAGATCGTAGGCTTTGATCAGCGTGCGATCGTCCGAGTCCACGCTGTCGCTGGGGTTCAGCTCCTCGACCTGCAGCCCGCCGGACAGCACGTGATAGCGGAACTCGCCGTCCGCGTCGAACTGATCGCTCTCGAAATCGACCGTGTCGTTGGGCAGCAGCACCGAGGCGTCGATCACCGGGTAGCCGAACGACTGGTCGAGCACGGCTTCGCTGTCGTACGGCAGGTAGTACAGGATCGTGATCGTGTGGCGCTGGTCAGGACGCAGCGGCCACGTGTCCTGTACGACCGGGATCTGGTTGTCGATCATCTCAACCTGATAGCGGTCGCTGCCCTCGGACTGCATCGGCTGAATGCCGAACGAGCCAACCGGCAGTTCGACCTCGACCGCAATCGGCCACCCACGCTCGGCCATGACGTCCGACGCGACGATCCTGTCGCCGGTGTTGACCAGCTCCAGGTCAAGCCGGACTTCCAGCCCGAACTCGTTAATCGGCGCATAGTTGACCAGAATGCGCGCCATCGAGATCGCCACGCTGCTGCGGTCGGCGGTGCGCTCGTAGACGGTGATATCCGCGTCCACTTCCGTCTCGTCACCCTGAATGGCGGGCGTCTGCGCGCCCTGCGGCACATCGGCGTAGTCGGTGCGCACGAGGTAGAGGAAGCCCTCGCCGCGCGCCACGTCCTCGAACGCATACGCACCGTCGCCGTCGCACGTCGCGTCGTAAATGCCGACTACCGTGCCGCGCGGATCGAGCGCGTACAGCTCGACGGGCTGGTCGGCGGGAATCGGCGCGCCGCCGTCCGTGCCCTGAATGAGCTGGCCGCGCACGGTCAGCGTGCCGTTGGTCGCGCTGGGCGAGGCGGTCAGGATCGCGTGCGGGTCATCGCCGCTGCTGGCAGCGGGGGACGCGGTCAGCGCGGCGTGCGGATTGTCCGTAGGTGATGCACCGCTCTGCGCGCTACTATCTGCGCCACTGTCCGCACTGCTTTGGGCGGCGTTCGCGGCGTCCATCATCGCCTGGGGCGTAAATTCCTTGATGAAGACGATCAGGTCGGCCAGATCCTGCTCGGTGAGCTTCGCGCCGAAGTCCTTGGGCATGATGTCGTCGTAGCCCTCGACCACGTACGCGCTGGGGTCCACGATGGACTGGTGCAGGTACTCGTCCGCCGACAGCCCTTCGACGCGCGTCCCGGCCTCGTCGCGCATAGCGGCCAGCGACGGGCCAACGCCCGCATCCGCGCCATGGCACGACGCGCATTCCTGCAAATAAAGCTGCGTCCCGTGGTCGAAGTCGCCAGTGAGCACCGTCCCGGCCCCGGCGGACTCGCCCGTCGCATCGGGGGCAGCGGCCTGTTCCGTACCAGCGGCGGGCAGCGCGGCGAGTGCGGTTGGCAGCACGCCGGTCGCCGTGGGCGGGGCCTGGACTTCAACTTCTTGCACGATGTCCGGCTCGCCGGACAGGTTCAGACCGCAGGCGCTCAGCGCGAGCGCCGCGACGATCAGTGGAAAGAACCAGCGGAGGGGTTTCGACACGTGTGACATACGATAACGATATTCCTCAATCCAAACGGCGAGATCACGGGTATCATTCAGGACGGCCAACGGGCGATCACATTGTGCCCGGCAGCCGCCGCATCAGCCGGTTTTGCGATAGGTGCTGACCAGCGCTTCGAGGCGCGCATCCTGGTTGGCGATTTCGGCTTCGATGGCGTCGATGCGCTGCGTGACCGCCACCGCCAGCCGGATCAAATCGATCCGCTGCGCTTCGTACGTGCCCTCGGGCAGCTTGTCCATGTCATAGTCCAGATCCAGCTCGCGGATCGCGCGCAGCACGCGGATCTTCTCCGTCCAGAGCGTCTCAAGCGCCTGGTTCTGTCGCGCGGTGCCGTGGCGCTGGCTCGGCGCGGGTACGGACTGGGGGATGCGTTGAAACAGCGGAAACAAGATAATACTGCCCACCGCCCCGGTGAACAGTATCGCTAAGATCCAAAATCCTGATGACATCGACTCTCTTCACTTGGTGCGGCCCATGCAAGGTATTTCGCGGGTGGGGCCGTCGTAATCGATGACTGCGGCCAGTGTAACGACCTCACCCCCGGCCCCTCTCCAATCAAGTCGGAAAGGGGAGACAAATCATGATCCGTAGTAGGGCAAGCCCCACCCGGCGTTTCTCTCAACGGGCGGAGCAAGCTCCGCTCCTACGTTCATCCCAAACGCAACGGTTTTGTAGGGGTGGGTTTCAAACCCCGCCTTTACCGCCGCTAAGTAAACCTCTGAAAAGGTTTCACAAAAAGCACCTCACCCCTGGCCCCTCTCCAATCGGATTGGAGAGGGGAAAAGAGGCCGGGGATCACGGGGGTGCGGTGCTCAGATCACCTCACCCCATATGCCCCACCTTTAACTGCTCAGCGCGCGCTCGATCTCGGCCCTCAGGTCGCTCTCGCGCGGTTCGGCCAGGAAGTGGCGGACCACCTCGCCGTTCTTGTCGATCACAAACGTCTCAGGGATGCCGGTGATGCGGTACGCATCCTCGATGTGGCCCCCCTGGTCGGGCGCGTTGGGGTACGAAATGCCGTACTGCGCCATGTAGTCGCGCGCGTCGCCTTCGATGTCGTCGGTATTGATGCCCAGGAACACCACGCCCTGGTCGCGGTACGACTGCCAGGTGCGCTCCAGCATGGGCGCTTCCGTGCGGCAGGGTACGCAGTAACTCGCCCAGAAGTTGATCACCACCGGCTGGCCCTTGAGATCGGCCAGGGAGAACGTCTCGCCGCTGCGGTCCAGCGAGCTGGATTCGAACACGGTGATCTTGAAATCGGGCGCTGGGCCGGAGGTCACGGTCGAGAGGCTGCGCTGGTATAAGGCATAGCCGATCACGACCAACAGGCCCACCAGTAGCAAGATTGCCGTCACGCCAAACGCGGAGATCCGCTGCTGCACCGGCTCCTCAGCCGGAGCGTGGCGCTCGCCGGAAGCCTCTTGCAGCCATTCCGGCAGGTCAGCCGATCCGGTGCCGGGCGCATCCATCGTGCGGTCTTCGTTCATCGCTCAAGCCCTTCCAGGTCACGTTGTATACGGTCGAGAGTGAGGGGATCGAGGTCGTCGGGCACGGGCCGGGTCGTCAGGCGCGTCGAGGACCGGCGCACCACCTGTCCCGGTTGGCGCCCACGCTGGCGCAGGCGCATCATCTGGAACAGGCCCAGCCCGGCCAGCACAAACGCAATCACAAACGGCACGGCGTAGGCCAGCCAGCGGTCGCCTTCGCTGCGCGGCAGCGAAGCCACATCCGCGCCATAACGCTCCACAAAGTAATCGAGGATCTCGTCTTCAGAGCGCCCCAGGCTGATCAGGCGTCCGATCTCCTGCCGCCAGTTGCGGCAGGCGACGCTCTCGCACTCGTCCAGCGGAATGCCCTCGCACACGTCGCAGTACATCTTGTGCGCGATGGCGTTCACCTGATCCCAGGTCACGCCTTCGGGCAGCGTCTCGCCGCCCTGCGCGCGGACGGGCTGTGCCGAGGGAAGCAGCGCCGCGCCGAGCACCAGCACGATCGCAAGTGCGGCGAGGCTGCCTTGAAACAGACGGTGGCTAAGCCGGT contains:
- a CDS encoding c-type cytochrome, with product MSHVSKPLRWFFPLIVAALALSACGLNLSGEPDIVQEVEVQAPPTATGVLPTALAALPAAGTEQAAAPDATGESAGAGTVLTGDFDHGTQLYLQECASCHGADAGVGPSLAAMRDEAGTRVEGLSADEYLHQSIVDPSAYVVEGYDDIMPKDFGAKLTEQDLADLIVFIKEFTPQAMMDAANAAQSSADSGADSSAQSGASPTDNPHAALTASPAASSGDDPHAILTASPSATNGTLTVRGQLIQGTDGGAPIPADQPVELYALDPRGTVVGIYDATCDGDGAYAFEDVARGEGFLYLVRTDYADVPQGAQTPAIQGDETEVDADITVYERTADRSSVAISMARILVNYAPINEFGLEVRLDLELVNTGDRIVASDVMAERGWPIAVEVELPVGSFGIQPMQSEGSDRYQVEMIDNQIPVVQDTWPLRPDQRHTITILYYLPYDSEAVLDQSFGYPVIDASVLLPNDTVDFESDQFDADGEFRYHVLSGGLQVEELNPSDSVDSDDRTLIKAYDLLQPLGEDQRLVFTLTGRPTYTVDLMNPSAQSDTSGSNPLPYLFAGAGLAVIVMGGILWWRQRAAAPVVPVAEAAETQWRMPGPRATKDDLLHALAALDDAYAAGELDEETYLDLREALKERLIPLMDDENA
- a CDS encoding TlpA family protein disulfide reductase; the encoded protein is MNEDRTMDAPGTGSADLPEWLQEASGERHAPAEEPVQQRISAFGVTAILLLVGLLVVIGYALYQRSLSTVTSGPAPDFKITVFESSSLDRSGETFSLADLKGQPVVINFWASYCVPCRTEAPMLERTWQSYRDQGVVFLGINTDDIEGDARDYMAQYGISYPNAPDQGGHIEDAYRITGIPETFVIDKNGEVVRHFLAEPRESDLRAEIERALSS
- a CDS encoding cytochrome c-type biogenesis protein: MNRLSHRLFQGSLAALAIVLVLGAALLPSAQPVRAQGGETLPEGVTWDQVNAIAHKMYCDVCEGIPLDECESVACRNWRQEIGRLISLGRSEDEILDYFVERYGADVASLPRSEGDRWLAYAVPFVIAFVLAGLGLFQMMRLRQRGRQPGQVVRRSSTRLTTRPVPDDLDPLTLDRIQRDLEGLER